One window of the Shewanella cyperi genome contains the following:
- the hyaB gene encoding nickel-dependent hydrogenase large subunit, which yields MNKRVVIDPITRIEGHLRIEVEVDENNVIQKAWSSSTLWRGIEVILKGRSPLDAGLITQRICGVCTYSHYRCATEAVENALGTKIPLNAKLLRTLMQVSLYMHDHLVHFYHLHGLDWVDVVSALSADPAKAAREAMKYSPHPIAAGEGDLKAVQDKVAGFVATGKLGPFANAYWGNGTYKFSPEQNLIALSHYLKALEVQRVAAEMLAIFGGKQPHPQSLVVGGVTSVRDMLSPARLQEWKQKHAIVADFIDRAYQADIIMAAEAYGAEPSVLGGVALTNFLATDDFLLADGEYLFNAGVILNGDINGVQDLDPSLIAEDVTHAWYSAPASQHPFDGTTVPQYTGFVERDTVYGKLPTLDGDGKYSWVKSPRYQGEPMEVGPLASLLVSYARGNTAVVEAVNGLLARTGLPIGALFTTLGRTAARMLQTQLVAHEGLRTFDALLTNLVSDESTYAKPEIDPDKEYRGHAMIEAPRGMLSHWVRIKGGKIENYQAVVPTTWNAGPMDSQGKQGPYETSLIGLKLEDPTKPLEVIRVIHSFDPCMACSVHVMDFKGTDLGEFRVAANAI from the coding sequence ATGAACAAGCGCGTAGTCATAGATCCCATCACCCGCATCGAGGGCCATTTGCGCATCGAAGTGGAGGTGGATGAAAACAATGTTATTCAAAAGGCCTGGTCATCATCGACCCTGTGGCGCGGCATCGAAGTGATCCTCAAGGGGCGCAGTCCCCTCGATGCGGGTCTGATAACCCAAAGGATCTGCGGTGTCTGCACCTACTCCCATTACCGCTGTGCCACCGAGGCGGTGGAAAACGCCCTGGGCACCAAGATCCCGCTCAACGCCAAACTCTTGCGTACTCTGATGCAGGTTTCCCTGTATATGCACGATCATCTGGTGCATTTCTACCATCTGCACGGATTGGATTGGGTCGACGTGGTATCCGCCCTGAGTGCGGATCCGGCCAAAGCGGCCAGGGAAGCGATGAAATACAGTCCCCATCCCATTGCCGCCGGTGAAGGCGATCTCAAAGCGGTGCAGGACAAGGTGGCCGGTTTTGTTGCCACCGGCAAGCTGGGGCCTTTTGCCAACGCCTATTGGGGTAATGGCACCTATAAATTCAGCCCCGAGCAAAACCTGATTGCCCTGTCACATTACCTCAAGGCGTTGGAAGTGCAGCGGGTGGCGGCAGAAATGCTGGCAATCTTCGGTGGCAAGCAGCCCCATCCCCAGTCGCTGGTGGTCGGTGGCGTCACTTCGGTGCGCGATATGCTCAGCCCGGCGCGCTTGCAGGAATGGAAACAAAAACACGCCATAGTGGCCGATTTTATTGACCGGGCCTATCAGGCCGACATCATCATGGCCGCCGAAGCCTATGGCGCTGAGCCCAGCGTGCTTGGAGGTGTGGCACTGACAAACTTCCTGGCCACGGATGATTTCCTGCTGGCGGACGGTGAATACCTGTTCAATGCCGGGGTGATCCTCAATGGTGATATCAATGGTGTACAGGATCTGGATCCCAGCCTGATCGCCGAAGATGTCACCCATGCCTGGTACAGCGCCCCGGCAAGCCAACATCCCTTCGATGGCACCACAGTGCCCCAGTACACAGGCTTTGTGGAGCGGGACACTGTCTACGGCAAGCTGCCGACTCTGGATGGTGACGGTAAATACTCCTGGGTCAAATCCCCCAGATATCAGGGCGAGCCCATGGAAGTGGGACCACTGGCAAGCCTGCTGGTGAGCTACGCCCGCGGCAACACCGCCGTGGTCGAGGCCGTTAACGGCCTGCTGGCACGTACAGGTCTGCCAATTGGTGCCCTGTTTACCACCCTGGGCCGTACCGCTGCCCGTATGTTGCAAACCCAGCTGGTGGCCCATGAGGGTCTGCGCACCTTTGATGCCCTGCTGACCAACCTGGTGTCTGACGAAAGTACCTACGCCAAGCCCGAGATAGATCCGGACAAGGAATACCGCGGCCACGCCATGATAGAAGCACCACGGGGCATGCTCAGCCACTGGGTGCGGATCAAGGGTGGCAAGATTGAGAACTACCAGGCGGTGGTGCCGACCACCTGGAATGCGGGTCCAATGGACAGCCAGGGCAAACAAGGACCTTATGAGACCTCGCTCATAGGCCTGAAGCTGGAAGATCCGACCAAACCCCTGGAAGTGATCCGGGTCATTCACTCTTTCGATCCCTGCATGGCCTGCTCGGTGCACGTGATGGATTTCAAGGGCACAGATCTGGGTGAATTCAGGGTCGCGGCCAACGCAATCTAG
- the cybH gene encoding Ni/Fe-hydrogenase, b-type cytochrome subunit, translating into MDKHIQEVREFKRTLVFTGALRAAHWLRAAAITVLLISGFYLAWPFLVAPENSDVLVQGWIRFGHLIAGFLLCAVTAVRTYLFFFSKYDVERRSVRDLFSLKSWIAQLKSYFWIGQLKKAGVYGPLQLLVYTGIAVASIFICITGLTLYAQVYHLGMGGMLSDFAAWITSVMGGLASVRLWHHYVAWVFIVFLVLHIYMAVWTGIRFKHNSVEVIVSGYDYHRH; encoded by the coding sequence ATGGACAAGCACATTCAGGAAGTCAGAGAATTCAAACGTACCCTGGTATTTACCGGTGCCCTGAGAGCTGCCCACTGGTTAAGGGCCGCAGCCATCACTGTACTGCTCATCAGCGGCTTTTATCTCGCCTGGCCGTTTTTGGTGGCGCCGGAGAATTCGGATGTATTGGTTCAGGGATGGATCCGCTTTGGCCACCTTATCGCCGGCTTCCTGCTGTGCGCTGTTACAGCTGTGCGTACCTACCTGTTTTTCTTCAGTAAATACGACGTTGAGCGACGCAGTGTCCGTGATCTTTTTTCGCTTAAGAGCTGGATAGCCCAGCTGAAGTCCTATTTCTGGATTGGACAGTTGAAAAAAGCCGGTGTCTACGGCCCATTGCAACTGCTGGTGTACACCGGCATAGCGGTGGCGTCGATCTTCATCTGCATCACGGGTCTGACCCTCTATGCCCAGGTTTATCACCTGGGAATGGGCGGTATGCTGTCGGATTTTGCCGCCTGGATCACAAGTGTGATGGGCGGATTGGCGAGCGTCCGACTTTGGCACCACTATGTCGCTTGGGTATTCATCGTTTTTCTGGTGTTACACATTTACATGGCGGTGTGGACAGGCATCCGCTTCAAGCACAATTCGGTGGAAGTCATAGTCAGCGGTTACGACTATCACAGGCACTGA
- a CDS encoding HyaD/HybD family hydrogenase maturation endopeptidase: protein MKLLLLGIGNVLFADEGIGVHFLHYMEENYRFSHPLHSLTLLDGGTLAQGLTPIISQFDEMLLVDTVNAAGANPGQVYFFDFDKAPAEIDWQGSAHEVEMLQTLTMMEMLGDRPKTWVLGVTPTRLEPMRLGLSPELLSVVPLMEEVVLKHLRSLGFEVERRQHRPIEELIPSAWQGQIPIHENS, encoded by the coding sequence ATGAAGTTATTGTTGCTGGGAATAGGCAATGTGCTGTTCGCCGATGAAGGTATTGGCGTCCATTTCCTCCATTACATGGAAGAAAACTATCGCTTCAGCCACCCTCTCCACAGTCTGACCCTGTTGGATGGCGGCACCCTGGCCCAGGGGCTGACCCCCATCATCAGCCAATTTGATGAAATGCTGCTGGTGGATACGGTCAACGCCGCCGGAGCCAATCCGGGTCAGGTGTATTTCTTTGATTTCGACAAAGCACCGGCCGAAATTGACTGGCAGGGCAGCGCCCACGAAGTGGAGATGTTGCAAACCCTGACCATGATGGAAATGCTCGGGGACAGACCAAAAACCTGGGTACTGGGCGTGACCCCTACCCGCCTCGAGCCCATGCGTCTGGGCCTGAGTCCCGAGCTGCTCAGCGTGGTACCCCTGATGGAAGAGGTGGTGCTCAAGCACCTTCGAAGCCTTGGTTTTGAGGTGGAGCGCCGCCAACACCGCCCCATAGAAGAGCTGATCCCAAGCGCCTGGCAAGGGCAGATCCCAATTCATGAAAACTCTTAG
- a CDS encoding Kae1-like domain-containing protein, translating into MKTLRFYFPCHRPVPFYHSYFNQLLATEELDLAIGYHNTSGQSHYLLDASGSQAQLEQLADLLARELPVSLALGKPGLELIETPDSLTATVPIPPMEDMGAGLGFCSHCLPWFSQVQDDLPRQLSLSCPCCHGEQQLTPGARAITADELATAVAVLADGKSAVLGGVTYAYRAAPENADCTSLLICDPKVLTKHLLADTEQQLALSALEKPWVRLTPLPGHELLNLHWYRCRFAASRLELLLTAALARAGMDWVHVSQDGARDEVCQLAGTWMPVQRSQSFKLTLSESLFAQTESATGAWRARSCGPEQLQLEPLTHGAEIKDPARLALQGTLLRRGKALANSAVLYLGHQGPMQLQGYDAQAEQQVFLSLSPLPATGLQLYQALLSGAPELIQKFREQFPYECLALSELNLSNGASSRTDSLQSLLATAACVLGLGYRQSKQQLAAALAASATHHRGHNAPRVDYPLVWGSEGRTIDWRRMLGTLISFRLAGDKDSSRLAFGVLDSLADYLANWVEHLDQQLGIEQLVLAGQDLNNPVLAQRLTLRLGKNVRLRVNPALDLDGSLLAVGALFDRPARRSSQQRETAP; encoded by the coding sequence ATGAAAACTCTTAGATTTTACTTTCCCTGCCACAGGCCGGTCCCTTTCTATCACAGCTATTTCAACCAACTGCTGGCGACGGAGGAACTGGATTTGGCGATCGGGTATCACAATACGAGCGGCCAGTCTCATTACCTGCTGGATGCCAGTGGTAGCCAGGCACAACTGGAGCAGTTGGCCGATCTCCTGGCCAGGGAGCTACCGGTCTCGCTGGCGCTGGGTAAGCCGGGGCTGGAGCTTATCGAAACGCCCGACAGCTTGACAGCAACCGTGCCTATCCCACCCATGGAAGACATGGGGGCAGGTCTTGGATTTTGCAGCCACTGCCTGCCCTGGTTCAGTCAGGTGCAAGATGATTTGCCCCGGCAATTATCGCTGAGCTGCCCCTGCTGCCATGGCGAGCAACAACTGACGCCGGGGGCCCGGGCCATCACAGCGGATGAATTGGCAACAGCCGTGGCCGTGCTGGCGGATGGCAAAAGCGCAGTCCTTGGCGGTGTGACGTACGCTTACCGGGCGGCGCCGGAAAACGCTGACTGCACCAGCTTGCTTATTTGCGATCCCAAGGTGCTGACAAAACACCTTCTGGCCGATACAGAGCAGCAACTGGCGCTGTCGGCCCTGGAGAAACCCTGGGTTCGGCTCACGCCCCTGCCCGGACACGAGTTACTGAACCTACACTGGTATCGTTGCCGCTTCGCCGCCAGTCGTCTGGAGCTGCTGCTGACGGCCGCGCTGGCCCGGGCCGGTATGGATTGGGTGCATGTGTCACAGGATGGGGCCCGGGATGAGGTCTGTCAGCTGGCGGGAACCTGGATGCCGGTGCAGCGCAGCCAAAGCTTCAAGCTGACGCTCAGTGAATCCCTGTTTGCCCAAACCGAGTCGGCTACCGGGGCCTGGCGCGCCCGTTCGTGCGGCCCGGAGCAACTGCAACTTGAACCCCTTACCCATGGGGCCGAAATTAAGGATCCCGCCCGGCTGGCGCTGCAGGGGACACTGCTGCGCCGGGGCAAGGCTCTTGCCAATAGCGCAGTGCTTTACCTTGGTCATCAAGGCCCCATGCAGCTGCAGGGTTATGACGCCCAGGCAGAGCAACAGGTCTTTTTGTCCCTAAGCCCGTTGCCGGCGACGGGATTACAGCTTTATCAGGCCCTGCTAAGCGGCGCTCCCGAGCTGATACAGAAATTCCGTGAACAGTTTCCTTACGAATGTCTGGCATTGTCTGAGCTGAACCTCAGCAATGGTGCCAGTTCCCGCACTGATTCGCTGCAAAGCCTGCTTGCCACGGCCGCCTGTGTGCTGGGGCTGGGCTACCGCCAAAGCAAGCAGCAATTGGCCGCCGCCCTGGCCGCCAGCGCCACCCACCACAGGGGACACAATGCCCCCAGAGTCGATTACCCCCTGGTGTGGGGCAGCGAGGGCCGCACCATAGACTGGCGCCGCATGCTCGGCACCCTGATAAGCTTCCGCCTTGCAGGGGACAAGGACAGCAGTCGTCTGGCCTTTGGGGTATTGGACTCACTGGCGGATTATTTGGCCAACTGGGTGGAGCACCTGGATCAGCAGCTGGGGATAGAACAGCTGGTACTGGCCGGACAGGATCTCAATAATCCTGTGTTGGCCCAGCGGCTGACCTTGCGTCTGGGAAAAAACGTCAGGCTCAGGGTCAATCCGGCGCTGGATCTCGACGGCAGTCTGCTGGCGGTGGGCGCCTTATTTGACCGCCCTGCCCGCCGCTCAAGCCAGCAGCGGGAAACCGCGCCATGA
- the hypF gene encoding carbamoyltransferase HypF, with translation MKAISLHVGGIVQGVGFRPHVYRLARELALRGHVLNDASGVHIDLYGEPTQLARFIEQLRHCPPPLARIDFIHESPLPMPPWPPQDFEIRSSQADDKATVLVSADKSSCDACLAEIRDPEDRHFDYPFTNCTHCGPRYSLIRCLPYDRVNTSMAAFAMCPECEAEYRDPMDRRYHAQPVSCPQCGPHLSLLSVSGEVLCDDSSRAMDLTADMLASGNILAIKGLGGFHLVCDARNADAVALLRQRKHRPAKPLAVMVPDLDCAKQLAIGSQEEWQLLCSREKPIVLLNKQPQQSLVCEAVAPGIDRLGLFLPYTPLHQLLLARCGFPLVATSANHSGDPIITDSEQVLARLGKVVNAVLDHNRPIVNGCDDSVVQWAGGQMQVIRLARGYAPLCLESQLDSQRETDGDWLAVGPQQKNTLALNLGSHLFLSPHIGDLFSVEAEAYFERTLATFQRLYSIAPAGIACDRHPDYSSSRWAHARAQAGQGLLPVQHHHAHVLATMAANDISSPVLGFCFDGSGLGDEGEIWGGEVLLCRPSGYRRLAHVRSFAVTGGDKVATEPWRVLLGLLADELIDDSIHALKLPALERLGELQRANLLRLTRSSRLKCSSMGRLFDAAAALLGFEGPILFEGQAGLFLEALAAKSQPKNGSSNCLRLAITPDDKGFVLDGHGLILAMIDALCAGTDASAEQLKADLARQFILALSRAVLELADHYPDLPVVLSGGVFQNRTLADACVAGLQQRGRTLLPWGQVPVNDGGIALGQLWAALHGNKGESLT, from the coding sequence ATGAAAGCCATAAGCCTGCATGTGGGCGGCATAGTTCAGGGGGTGGGTTTCAGACCCCATGTCTACCGCCTGGCCAGAGAACTGGCCCTCCGGGGGCATGTGCTCAATGACGCCAGTGGGGTACATATCGACCTTTATGGTGAGCCCACCCAGCTGGCGCGGTTTATTGAGCAACTCAGGCATTGCCCCCCGCCCCTGGCGCGAATTGATTTTATCCATGAAAGCCCACTGCCCATGCCTCCATGGCCGCCCCAGGATTTTGAGATCCGCTCCAGTCAGGCGGATGACAAGGCCACTGTGCTGGTGTCGGCGGACAAGAGCAGTTGCGATGCCTGCCTGGCGGAAATTCGCGATCCTGAAGATCGCCACTTTGACTACCCTTTCACCAACTGCACCCACTGCGGCCCCCGCTACAGCCTGATACGGTGCTTGCCCTATGACAGGGTCAATACCTCCATGGCTGCGTTTGCCATGTGCCCCGAGTGTGAAGCTGAATATCGGGATCCCATGGACCGCCGCTACCACGCCCAGCCCGTCAGCTGTCCCCAATGCGGACCGCACCTGAGCCTGCTCAGTGTCTCGGGAGAAGTGTTGTGTGATGACAGCAGCCGCGCCATGGATCTCACGGCAGATATGCTGGCATCCGGAAACATACTGGCCATCAAGGGCCTTGGCGGCTTCCATCTGGTCTGTGACGCCCGCAATGCAGATGCGGTTGCCCTGCTGCGGCAAAGAAAACACCGGCCAGCCAAGCCCCTTGCCGTGATGGTGCCCGATCTTGACTGCGCCAAACAGCTCGCTATCGGGTCGCAGGAGGAATGGCAACTGCTGTGCAGCCGTGAAAAACCCATAGTGCTGCTGAATAAACAGCCACAACAGTCGCTTGTCTGTGAGGCCGTGGCCCCCGGCATCGACAGACTGGGATTGTTTCTGCCCTACACACCGCTGCACCAGCTGCTGTTGGCACGCTGTGGCTTTCCCCTGGTGGCCACCAGCGCCAACCATAGCGGAGATCCCATCATCACGGACTCAGAGCAGGTGCTGGCGCGTCTGGGCAAGGTGGTGAACGCTGTGCTCGATCACAACCGCCCCATAGTCAATGGCTGCGATGACAGCGTGGTGCAATGGGCCGGCGGGCAGATGCAGGTGATCCGCCTCGCCCGAGGCTATGCCCCCCTGTGCCTTGAGAGTCAGCTTGACAGTCAGCGGGAAACCGACGGCGACTGGTTGGCCGTGGGACCGCAGCAAAAAAATACCCTGGCGCTGAATCTGGGCTCGCACCTGTTTCTGAGCCCCCACATTGGCGACTTGTTCAGCGTCGAAGCCGAGGCCTATTTCGAACGTACCCTGGCGACCTTTCAGCGCTTGTACAGCATAGCCCCCGCGGGCATCGCCTGCGATCGCCATCCCGATTACAGCTCCAGTCGCTGGGCCCATGCCAGGGCACAAGCGGGGCAAGGCCTGTTGCCGGTGCAACACCACCACGCCCATGTGCTGGCCACCATGGCGGCAAACGATATCAGCTCCCCGGTGCTGGGATTTTGTTTCGACGGCAGCGGCCTGGGAGATGAGGGGGAAATATGGGGCGGTGAGGTCCTGCTGTGTCGGCCGTCGGGCTACCGGCGTTTGGCCCATGTGCGCAGTTTCGCCGTCACCGGCGGTGACAAGGTCGCCACCGAGCCTTGGCGCGTCTTGCTTGGCCTGCTTGCCGACGAGCTGATTGATGACAGCATTCACGCCCTCAAACTGCCGGCGCTGGAAAGGCTCGGGGAGCTGCAGCGGGCCAACCTGCTGCGCCTGACCCGCTCCAGTAGACTCAAATGCAGTTCCATGGGGCGATTGTTCGATGCGGCAGCGGCCCTGCTCGGCTTCGAAGGGCCCATACTGTTTGAAGGCCAGGCAGGATTGTTTCTCGAAGCCCTGGCCGCCAAGTCACAGCCCAAGAATGGGTCGTCCAATTGTCTGCGCCTGGCGATAACCCCCGATGACAAAGGCTTTGTGCTCGACGGCCATGGACTGATCCTGGCAATGATAGATGCCCTTTGCGCCGGTACAGATGCCAGTGCAGAGCAGTTGAAGGCCGATCTAGCCCGGCAGTTTATTCTGGCCCTGTCACGGGCCGTGCTCGAATTGGCTGACCACTATCCGGACCTGCCCGTGGTCCTCAGTGGCGGCGTGTTCCAGAACCGAACCCTGGCCGACGCCTGTGTGGCCGGTTTGCAGCAAAGGGGTCGAACCCTGCTGCCCTGGGGCCAGGTGCCCGTGAATGATGGCGGTATCGCCCTGGGGCAACTGTGGGCGGCATTACACGGCAATAAGGGCGAAAGCCTGACCTGA
- the hypB gene encoding hydrogenase nickel incorporation protein HypB — MCKDCGCSLTQDSMKDTLRQNPQLQDPKTLSSIHRILARNDSEAVHNRRHFEAGAMSAYNLMSSPGSGKTSLLEYLGQFTPLSFQVIEGDLETSRDADRLLARGIKAVQIQTGSACHLDAFMVHGALHHLDGNRVDITFVENVGNLVCPASYDIGCHRNIVLVSVPEGDDKIAKYPVMFRRADLVLISKCDLLPYFDFSLDEALTSLHAINPKVKVIQISIKDGRGMAELADWLAQDHGQRFADQPHSRQRQGER, encoded by the coding sequence ATGTGTAAAGATTGCGGCTGCAGCCTGACACAGGACAGCATGAAGGACACGCTGCGACAGAACCCCCAACTGCAGGATCCCAAGACCCTCAGTAGTATCCACAGGATCCTGGCACGCAACGACAGTGAGGCCGTTCATAACCGCCGCCACTTCGAAGCCGGTGCCATGAGCGCCTATAACCTGATGAGCAGCCCGGGAAGCGGCAAAACCAGTTTGCTGGAATACCTTGGTCAGTTCACGCCCCTGAGTTTTCAGGTCATTGAAGGGGATTTGGAAACCAGTCGCGATGCCGACCGCCTGCTGGCTCGCGGGATCAAAGCGGTGCAAATTCAAACCGGCAGCGCCTGCCATTTGGACGCTTTTATGGTGCATGGCGCCCTCCACCACCTTGATGGCAACCGGGTCGATATCACCTTTGTGGAAAACGTCGGCAATCTGGTGTGCCCCGCCAGCTACGACATAGGCTGCCATCGCAACATAGTGCTGGTGTCGGTACCCGAAGGTGATGACAAGATAGCCAAGTATCCGGTCATGTTCCGCCGCGCCGATTTGGTGCTGATCAGCAAGTGCGACCTGCTGCCCTATTTCGATTTCAGTCTGGATGAGGCGCTGACGTCGCTTCACGCCATTAATCCCAAGGTTAAGGTTATCCAGATCTCCATCAAGGATGGCCGCGGTATGGCCGAACTGGCCGACTGGTTGGCACAGGATCACGGTCAAAGATTCGCTGACCAGCCCCACAGCCGACAACGGCAGGGAGAGCGCTGA
- a CDS encoding HypC/HybG/HupF family hydrogenase formation chaperone has translation MCLSVPSQVVALHPEEAAVTVDTLGVRRKVSCHLLADELTIGDYVLIHIGFVMNRIDKEDALKSIEIYKDIVSSMESDENA, from the coding sequence ATGTGTCTTTCGGTCCCGTCACAGGTGGTGGCACTGCATCCCGAAGAAGCCGCGGTCACGGTAGATACCCTAGGCGTACGGCGCAAAGTCAGTTGTCATTTGCTGGCCGATGAATTGACCATCGGCGACTACGTGCTGATCCACATCGGTTTTGTCATGAATAGAATTGATAAAGAAGATGCACTGAAAAGTATAGAAATATACAAGGATATAGTCTCAAGCATGGAGAGCGATGAAAATGCTTGA
- the hypD gene encoding hydrogenase formation protein HypD, with amino-acid sequence MLELKSLYRVFRDPDTMAALAASIAKDAAHLSEPLNIMEVCGGHTHTIMKYGLPGLLPSNIRFIHGPGCPVCIMPKERIDQAAILAAQPGVILLTLGDMMRVPGSHGSLAQQRAKGLDIRALYDPLDALAIARDNPGKTVIYFAIGFETSTPMTAVLLEQAERLGLDNLLFHINHVLVPPAMDAVMAEPATKVNAFIGPAHVSVIAGADIYRPAADKYHTPVVVSGFEPVDLMESILRLVRQKNDGRSEVEIQYSRAVTAEGNRTAQAKVNQVMEVRDEFRWRGLGPIPKSALKLRDEYQHRDAERVYGERLPIVEIDDHKACQCGDILRGLADPTDCRVFGRGCTPQTPLGSCMVSSEGACNAYYRYSGGPNVL; translated from the coding sequence ATGCTTGAACTCAAGAGTTTGTACCGGGTGTTCCGTGATCCGGACACCATGGCGGCCTTGGCCGCGTCCATTGCCAAGGACGCAGCCCACTTGAGCGAGCCACTGAACATTATGGAGGTCTGTGGCGGCCATACCCACACCATAATGAAATATGGTCTGCCTGGCCTGCTGCCAAGCAACATACGTTTTATCCATGGACCCGGTTGTCCTGTGTGCATTATGCCAAAGGAGCGCATCGATCAAGCCGCGATTCTTGCAGCCCAACCGGGAGTGATATTGCTGACCCTGGGCGACATGATGCGGGTGCCCGGTTCCCATGGCAGCCTGGCGCAGCAAAGGGCCAAGGGGCTGGATATCCGCGCCCTCTATGATCCACTCGATGCCCTTGCCATTGCCCGTGACAATCCCGGCAAAACCGTTATCTATTTTGCCATTGGTTTTGAAACCTCCACCCCCATGACCGCAGTGCTGCTGGAACAGGCCGAACGTCTGGGGCTGGATAACCTGCTGTTCCACATCAACCACGTGCTGGTGCCGCCGGCCATGGACGCCGTAATGGCAGAGCCCGCCACCAAGGTGAATGCCTTTATCGGACCGGCCCATGTCAGTGTGATTGCCGGTGCCGACATTTATCGGCCTGCCGCAGACAAATATCACACCCCTGTGGTGGTCAGCGGCTTTGAGCCCGTGGATTTGATGGAATCCATTCTGCGCCTGGTGCGGCAGAAAAACGACGGCCGCAGCGAAGTGGAAATCCAGTACAGCCGCGCGGTCACGGCCGAAGGTAACCGCACGGCTCAGGCCAAGGTCAATCAGGTGATGGAAGTGCGGGACGAGTTTCGCTGGCGTGGTCTGGGCCCCATACCCAAGTCTGCCTTGAAACTCAGAGACGAATATCAACACCGGGACGCGGAGCGGGTTTACGGTGAGCGCCTGCCCATAGTGGAAATTGACGATCACAAGGCCTGCCAGTGCGGCGACATACTGCGCGGTCTTGCCGATCCCACGGATTGCCGGGTTTTCGGTCGTGGCTGCACCCCCCAGACGCCACTTGGCAGCTGCATGGTCAGCTCTGAGGGTGCCTGCAATGCCTATTACAGATACAGCGGAGGGCCGAATGTCCTTTAA
- the hypE gene encoding hydrogenase expression/formation protein HypE produces MSFKQSTSLKQIQLAHGGGGLEMAKLIRELFFTAFDNPILAAEEDAAVLNLSGPCAFTTDSFTVSPLFFAGGDIGKLAIAGTVNDLAMMGAEPQYLSLALVIEEGFELAKLKTIIQSMAAELAKSGARIVCGDTKVVPKGCADGLFVNTTGVGRVLRPGLSAAKLQPGDAILVSGDIGRHGAAILMAREGLQLESDLISDCASLWQVVEQLLALPFELHAMRDATRGGIAAVLNEWAVRSGVGIALEEARLPISDEVQGLCELYGFEATDLANEGTFVLALPKRDAEGALEVLRRFDGGSKAAIIGEVCEDHAGRVVLTTAWGGRRYLDLPQGELLPRIC; encoded by the coding sequence ATGTCCTTTAAACAGAGCACGTCCCTTAAACAGATCCAACTGGCCCACGGTGGCGGCGGCCTGGAGATGGCCAAACTGATCCGTGAGCTGTTTTTTACCGCCTTTGACAATCCCATTCTGGCAGCCGAAGAGGATGCCGCCGTGCTCAACCTGAGCGGCCCCTGCGCCTTCACCACCGACTCATTTACCGTATCGCCGCTGTTTTTTGCCGGTGGTGATATAGGCAAACTCGCCATTGCCGGCACGGTCAATGATCTGGCCATGATGGGCGCCGAACCCCAGTACCTGAGCCTGGCCCTGGTGATAGAAGAAGGCTTTGAACTGGCCAAACTGAAAACCATTATCCAAAGCATGGCAGCGGAACTGGCGAAAAGCGGTGCCCGCATCGTTTGCGGCGATACCAAGGTGGTGCCCAAGGGCTGCGCCGATGGCCTGTTTGTCAATACCACAGGTGTCGGCCGGGTGCTGCGTCCGGGCCTGTCGGCAGCAAAACTGCAGCCGGGAGATGCCATCCTGGTGTCCGGCGACATAGGCAGGCACGGCGCCGCCATTCTGATGGCCCGCGAAGGTCTGCAATTGGAGTCGGATCTGATAAGCGATTGCGCCAGCCTGTGGCAAGTGGTCGAGCAACTGCTGGCCCTTCCCTTTGAGCTGCACGCCATGCGCGATGCCACCCGCGGCGGCATCGCTGCCGTGCTCAACGAATGGGCCGTTCGCTCGGGTGTCGGCATAGCCCTTGAAGAAGCCCGTCTGCCGATCAGCGACGAGGTGCAGGGACTGTGTGAACTCTATGGCTTTGAGGCCACAGATCTCGCCAACGAAGGCACCTTCGTATTGGCGCTGCCCAAGCGCGATGCCGAAGGCGCCCTGGAAGTGTTGCGCCGTTTTGACGGCGGCAGCAAGGCCGCCATCATAGGTGAAGTGTGCGAGGATCACGCCGGCCGGGTGGTGTTGACCACCGCCTGGGGGGGACGACGCTACCTCGACCTGCCCCAGGGTGAATTGCTGCCGAGGATCTGCTGA
- a CDS encoding hydrogenase maturation nickel metallochaperone HypA/HybF has translation MHEFSIVEALLEQCERLAREQGAIGVTQVKVQLGELSGVEPALLATAFDGFKLGSLCERAELELEIVPLTLSCNDCGASGPAHNRSMICPQCQGTNTRTLTGEELLLARLELELPGDTSPLSAS, from the coding sequence ATGCACGAGTTCTCCATAGTGGAGGCGCTGCTGGAGCAGTGTGAACGCCTGGCGCGGGAGCAAGGCGCCATTGGTGTCACCCAGGTGAAGGTTCAGCTGGGGGAACTCAGCGGCGTCGAACCGGCGCTGCTCGCCACCGCCTTTGACGGCTTCAAGTTGGGCAGTCTCTGTGAACGGGCCGAGCTTGAACTGGAGATAGTGCCCCTGACCCTGAGCTGCAATGACTGCGGTGCCAGCGGACCCGCCCACAACCGCAGCATGATCTGTCCCCAATGTCAGGGTACCAATACCCGCACTCTGACAGGTGAAGAGCTGCTTCTGGCCCGCCTGGAGCTGGAGCTGCCCGGCGATACTAGTCCCCTGTCAGCCAGCTGA